Proteins found in one Chrysiogenes arsenatis DSM 11915 genomic segment:
- a CDS encoding Hsp20/alpha crystallin family protein produces the protein MAKIPQEPLFEMVFLYNKMTSFYDETCALSDISRGERRSEWLPDVDISVSPKEYRVEVALPGVDNEDVELEIRGKHLVISGVRRLRKQSEGCTYVRMEQNHGAFRKRVYLENDIDEKNVCVELRDGLLRIHLPLQTTTGASA, from the coding sequence ATGGCCAAAATACCGCAAGAACCATTATTTGAGATGGTCTTTCTCTACAATAAAATGACGTCTTTTTATGATGAAACATGTGCTTTAAGCGATATTTCTCGTGGCGAACGACGCTCTGAATGGCTCCCAGATGTCGATATCAGCGTGAGCCCAAAAGAGTATCGTGTAGAAGTCGCCCTCCCCGGAGTGGACAACGAAGATGTAGAACTCGAAATTCGCGGCAAACACCTCGTCATCTCTGGAGTACGGCGTTTGCGCAAGCAATCAGAAGGGTGCACGTACGTGCGAATGGAACAAAACCACGGTGCCTTTCGCAAGCGCGTGTATCTGGAAAATGACATTGACGAAAAAAATGTTTGTGTTGAACTGCGCGATGGCCTCTTACGAATCCATCTTCCACTACAGACGACAACCGGTGCCAGCGCATGA
- a CDS encoding tRNA threonylcarbamoyladenosine dehydratase, with amino-acid sequence MMHERSALLIGEAGIQTLARSSMAVIGLGGVGSFVAEALARSGVGTLYLLDADVVSTGNLNRQLVALHSTIGHSKAEVAQQRVLDISPTTTVHINTDFYTEGELFGGATVDLVFDCIDSLNPKLRLLRRLLDAGQPFISSMGAGGKLDPQQVQIAKLSQTDICPLAARVRKFIRRTGHTLDFPVVYSREKPITPHTPLISKTAHGRDRVAQGSMIFVPATFGLSMASWGCRWLLSGGKTV; translated from the coding sequence ATGATGCACGAACGAAGCGCATTACTGATTGGCGAAGCCGGAATCCAAACACTCGCTCGATCAAGCATGGCGGTTATTGGCCTTGGTGGAGTGGGTTCATTTGTGGCCGAAGCACTGGCTCGTTCAGGAGTTGGCACGCTCTATTTGCTTGATGCCGATGTGGTCAGCACTGGCAACCTTAACCGCCAACTCGTTGCCCTCCATTCTACAATCGGCCATTCAAAAGCCGAAGTCGCACAACAACGTGTGCTTGATATATCGCCCACCACAACCGTACACATTAATACCGACTTCTATACCGAAGGGGAACTATTTGGCGGCGCGACGGTTGATCTCGTCTTTGACTGCATCGATTCGCTCAACCCCAAACTACGCCTTTTGCGCCGCTTGCTCGATGCCGGACAACCGTTCATCAGCTCGATGGGCGCTGGCGGCAAACTTGATCCGCAACAAGTGCAAATTGCCAAATTAAGCCAAACCGACATTTGCCCCTTAGCCGCGCGTGTGCGCAAATTCATCCGCCGCACCGGCCACACCCTTGACTTCCCTGTCGTCTATTCGCGGGAAAAACCAATCACACCACACACTCCGCTCATCAGTAAAACCGCCCATGGACGCGACCGCGTGGCACAGGGAAGCATGATCTTTGTCCCCGCCACCTTCGGTCTTTCTATGGCATCATGGGGCTGCCGATGGTTGTTATCTGGCGGAAAAACTGTGTAA
- a CDS encoding Trm112 family protein, protein MPLPPELQSILVCPQCKGTLEYATTPREELHCHACALAYPITDDIPIMLIEKARSLACQK, encoded by the coding sequence ATGCCACTTCCCCCCGAACTTCAGTCCATTTTAGTGTGCCCACAGTGCAAAGGGACACTGGAATACGCAACCACTCCGCGCGAAGAACTCCACTGCCATGCCTGCGCACTGGCATATCCCATCACTGATGACATCCCCATCATGCTGATAGAAAAAGCAAGGAGCCTTGCATGTCAAAAGTAA
- the pyrF gene encoding orotidine-5'-phosphate decarboxylase, which translates to MSKVIVALDTSDRMIARSTVDELASFRPWFKIGKELFVSHGQKIVEDVVSAGAHVFLDLKFHDIPNTAAQATRAAAELGVRMVNVHASGGRTMMEAAANALKDISNPPLLIAVTVLTSMGADELREVGIEAPLEQHVLRLATLAKESGLNGVVCSAREVRLIKEHLGEDFLTITPGIRPAWSTTDDQTRITTPADAVKLGTDFMVIGRPITKHKRPQEGYALIQEEIDAALRG; encoded by the coding sequence ATGTCAAAAGTAATTGTTGCGCTTGATACCTCAGATCGGATGATTGCCCGCAGCACCGTCGATGAGCTCGCCTCTTTTCGTCCGTGGTTCAAAATCGGTAAGGAACTGTTTGTTTCCCATGGACAAAAAATAGTCGAAGATGTTGTTTCTGCTGGCGCACACGTTTTTCTCGACCTCAAGTTCCATGACATCCCCAATACCGCTGCCCAAGCCACCCGTGCCGCTGCCGAACTCGGTGTGCGGATGGTGAACGTTCATGCCAGTGGCGGTCGCACCATGATGGAAGCCGCCGCGAACGCGCTGAAGGATATCAGCAATCCGCCGCTCCTGATTGCCGTTACCGTCCTGACCAGCATGGGAGCCGATGAATTGCGCGAAGTCGGCATTGAAGCACCCCTAGAGCAACACGTTTTACGGCTCGCCACGCTCGCGAAAGAAAGCGGACTCAATGGAGTGGTCTGTTCCGCGCGTGAAGTGCGCCTGATCAAAGAACACCTTGGCGAAGATTTCCTGACGATCACACCGGGCATTCGCCCCGCGTGGTCAACCACTGACGATCAAACCCGCATCACCACACCAGCCGATGCCGTGAAGCTGGGGACAGATTTTATGGTAATCGGTCGCCCAATTACCAAACATAAGCGCCCGCAAGAAGGGTATGCCCTGATTCAAGAGGAGATCGACGCTGCTCTACGCGGATAA
- a CDS encoding Mrp/NBP35 family ATP-binding protein, with protein MSLTVEKVREALAPVKDPEIGKTLLELGMIKDIQVDGGDVLVVVELTTAGCPLKTQIERECREAVETVAGVKSVAIRLTAPETTAVENPLPGIKHIVAIGSGKGGVGKSTVTCNMAVALARMGYKVGLMDADIYGPSVPKMFGVTERPTVRGEDIVPPQTADGIKIMSMGFFLDENDPVIWRGPVIHSAIKQFMCEVAWEELDFLLLDLPPGTGDVQLSLVQTVPITGAVVVSTPQDVALLDARKAVAMFEKTGVEILGIVENMSYHICPNCNHESHIFGTEGARKYAAEKKLPFLGDLPLSIAVRETGDAGTPFYAALESESDLAKKFTKIAKNLVASVSVRMQTKPAPQKIGVSKGGKSACSGG; from the coding sequence ATGTCATTGACCGTTGAAAAAGTTCGGGAGGCACTTGCCCCCGTCAAAGACCCCGAAATCGGCAAAACCCTGCTCGAACTCGGAATGATTAAAGATATCCAGGTCGATGGCGGAGATGTTCTGGTGGTCGTCGAACTAACCACCGCCGGATGCCCGCTCAAAACACAGATTGAACGCGAATGCCGCGAAGCGGTAGAAACTGTCGCTGGCGTCAAAAGCGTCGCCATCCGGCTGACCGCACCTGAAACAACTGCCGTCGAAAATCCCCTCCCTGGCATTAAACACATTGTGGCTATTGGCAGTGGCAAAGGTGGCGTCGGCAAATCGACGGTCACTTGCAATATGGCCGTCGCTCTCGCACGTATGGGTTATAAAGTTGGCTTAATGGATGCCGATATCTACGGCCCATCGGTGCCGAAAATGTTCGGTGTGACTGAGCGCCCGACCGTGCGTGGCGAAGATATTGTTCCGCCGCAAACCGCCGACGGCATCAAGATTATGAGCATGGGATTTTTTCTCGATGAAAACGACCCTGTCATCTGGCGCGGCCCCGTTATTCACAGTGCAATTAAACAGTTTATGTGCGAAGTGGCATGGGAAGAACTCGACTTTCTGCTGCTCGACCTTCCCCCAGGAACTGGCGATGTGCAGCTGAGCCTCGTACAAACCGTGCCGATTACTGGCGCGGTAGTCGTTTCGACGCCGCAAGACGTTGCCCTGCTCGATGCCCGTAAAGCGGTAGCTATGTTTGAAAAAACCGGCGTGGAGATCCTTGGTATTGTCGAAAATATGAGCTACCACATCTGCCCCAACTGCAACCACGAAAGCCATATTTTTGGCACCGAAGGGGCACGCAAATACGCAGCTGAAAAGAAACTCCCTTTCTTAGGCGATCTCCCGCTCAGCATTGCCGTGCGCGAAACCGGCGACGCTGGCACACCGTTCTACGCCGCACTGGAAAGCGAAAGCGACCTCGCCAAGAAGTTCACGAAAATTGCGAAAAACCTTGTCGCCAGTGTTAGCGTGCGGATGCAAACCAAACCAGCACCGCAGAAAATCGGCGTATCTAAAGGTGGCAAGTCGGCGTGTAGCGGAGGATAA